In Amphiura filiformis chromosome 1, Afil_fr2py, whole genome shotgun sequence, the following are encoded in one genomic region:
- the LOC140168642 gene encoding polycystin-1-like protein 2 yields MRWILLCYSNGTDIDIYIGLKHSGGENESIAEEFYANNQYGESFWPVYYALRPYSSSCSYYDTATEDWVSEGCEVGDLTTLFSTQCLCYSLGPPSEEIEEVDETGTTRRRRRRNADREAAASEGATFGGGFKVPMNSVDFSQNAFSMLDENPVVFVFMVCCIAVYMTVLLWARKADQRDKVQAGSTPLVDNDPRDHFHYEITVFTGVRSGSYTTAKVSIILTGESEVSRPRLLLDTKRKVFQTGGIDTFVLSCPRSLGNLQHIRIWHDNSGKHAKWFLSRLAIKDMQTERQYFFMLDKWLAVEEDDGLIERVIPVAGKSELTSFGFLFYSKTRRNLSDGHLWFSVLHVLHVAASLDANVLHAVFPAVFHHDVQHIFLRS; encoded by the exons ATGAGATGGATATTGTTATG CTACAGCAATGGAACCGATATCGACATATATATAGGGTTAAAGCATTCTGGTGGTGAGAACGAGTCTATAGCTGAGGAGTTTTATGCCAATAACCAGTATGGGGAATCATTCTGGCCTGTGTACTATGCATTGAGACCATACAGTTCATCTTGCTCCTACTATGATACGGCCACTGAAGATTGGGTTTCTGAGGGATGCGAG GTTGGTGATTTAACAACGCTCTTCAGTACGCAATGCCTCTGTTATTCTCTCGGTCCACCAAGCGAGGAAATTGAAGAGGTAGATGAAACTGGTACAACACGTCGAAGGCGAAGAAGAAATGCCGACAGGGAAGCTGCGGCGTCTGAAGGTGCAACATTTGGCGGTGGTTTTAAAGTTCCAATGAACAGCGTGGATTTCTCACAAAATGCCTTTTCTATGCTGGATGAGAACCCAGTTGTGTTCGTGTTCATGGTGTGCTGTATTGCCGTGTACATGACCGTGTTGCTTTGGGCCCGAAAGGCAGATCAAAGAGATAAAGTACAG GCTGGATCGACTCCACTTGTTGACAATGATCCCAGAGATCACTTTCACTATGAAATAACCGTGTTTACTGGTGTCCGAAGTGGCAGTT ACACCACAGCTAAAGTTAGTATAATCTTGACTGGGGAATCGGAAGTTTCGCGACCACGCCTGCTGTTAGACACTAAGCGTAAGGTTTTCCAGACTGGTGGGATCGACACTTTCGTTCTCTCTTGCCCGCGATCTCTTGGCAACCTGCAGCACATACGTATATGGCATGATAATAGTGGAAAACATGCCAAGTGGTTCCTCAGTCGTTTGGCTATTAAAGACATGCAGACAGAGCGCCAGTATTTCTTTATGTTGGATAAGTGGTTGGCAGTTGAAGAGGACGATGGACTG ATTGAAAGAGTTATCCCAGTGGCTGGCAAATCGGAATTGACGAGTTTTGGATTCCTTTTCTATAGCAAAACACGTCGCAACCTCAGCGATGGTCATCTGTGGTTTTCAGTTTTGCACGTCCTGCACGTAGCAGCTTCACTAGATGCCAACGTGCTACATGCTGTCTTTCCTGCTGTTTTCCACCATGATGTCCAACATATTTTTCTACGGAGTTGA